The genomic stretch CTTAAAGCGTTTAGATCTTGTTCACTAGTCACATATCTTTCTGTATTTTCCACTGTCTTCCTAGATGGCAGCTTATGGCCTGGGGTTAATGCTGCAATCAACAACCTTGTTTGAGGTGCGTTTAGCTCAACATGGGTCGACCTCTTTCCCTAAAACAACACCAATTTGCTTGCAGGAATAAAAGGGTGCTCTGATTTCAAAGGACCCCCTCAAGTTCGTCATGTCGCTCCTTGCAAATTGTTTTCTTCCGGTCTGCATACTTATCAAAATACTGCCACATTTCAGAAGGCATTTTAAGGCCTGAATGCTATAACACTCACCCCCACCAGTGCTATTAAGGCATGTCTATTAAATTAAACCAGGACTGGAGCTTTCCGATAAAGGGTAGCTGTACAGAATGCTTATGGCTGTTACTTAGCaatttatcacacatgtgaaatcgaTAAGTGGTCTGGACCTACCCAGAATCCTCTCTACCACCATCCATCCAAATACAAAAAAGTAGCCTCACCATCTGCAGGCTCATCACTGTTAAGACCTAATGAATGCTTTCCCGAACGAAGCATGTAGCCAAGGGCAACAGGGCCTTGTCCCTTATGTCCCACCATTGGGCAGAGAAATGGGAATCTAATTTTAGGCCATGGGGGCTAAGCTCATTAGAATAGAGGGAAAGGAGCTTTGAGGAAAACTCTCATTCAATGAACAATGAGCTTGGTAGATGATTCTGGCATGACTTCTGCTCACCCATCATCTCAGAGCTTGGTCACTGCGGACGAAATGATTACAAGATCAGTTCCCCTTGCAACATCTTCTGCTACATGTGAAGTGTTGGAACCACTGGGTGTATTCCTTAGGGAGATTTATTCAGCCCTGGGACGACATAGACCCGAGCACGGCACTATGATGGGATAGCCTCTGGCAGAAAAGACACACCTTCGGCATGTGGCAGGAAGGGCggcaccacaaaaaaaaaaaaaaaaaaaaagtgaaagagagagaacatTCTAGTCCGTTTGATATTTACCCCTGTACCCAGGACAGGCTTGTCTTGGCAGATTGCCTCGCTGTTTGAAAGCACCACAGGGCTCGTCTGGGCTTAAAACTTACAGTACAGACAGGTAGAAACAGACACGCTTAAAAGGGATCTGAACAGTCCAGATAAATAAGAACCTGAACCATCCAGTGACTTTCATCTGGTTTAATTTAATGTCTATTACACTTCTTTAGCGGATGCTTTTATCCACAGCGACGTACATTTGAGACAGCAGGGTGAGCGGAACCAGAAGCAACTGGGACCGGCTCAAGAACAGAAACATGAAATTGTTTTGCCGAGCATGAGACACAAAGCGGCGACCTTCTGAGCACAGGCTCAGTGTCCTTACGCACTAATCCACACACCACCTCCAGTGATACACCAACACAATACCTTGTTTCTTTAATGTGCAAACCCCTTACACTCTACAATAACCCTTCCATACTGGAGTAATTTTTAGGAATTGCTGCAAAAATCACACACAATCAAGTCATCGTTAACATTAGGCAGAATGCTAACAATCAGGGTAGCATTTCAAAGCAACGGTCCACTCCTTCAGTCCTTCTCAGGGTTTAAAAGGAAAGCTGTCACCTTCTAATGAATGATGCTTCCACAGGATTACTACACGTTATATCCTTGCCCAGTGGGTTGTTTCTGCACAGGCGAGCTGTAACGAGCTGTTCAtcaatgtattgtttttttattttaatgaaattaccattatgctttcaaaaatgatttaatacatcataaatgttttcctttaatatcactATGTAACTATGAGAGTAGTTCAaattatcacaaaacaaaaaggaggTTTGCAAGTTGTGCAAAGTTCGACGTACCTGAACAGAAAAAGCACACCCGCTATTCTGGACGATGGACCACCAGAATAGGCAAAAGCAACGTAAGTGTTGTCTGTTCATGATTGTTCAATTATCGTTAGTACGAAGAGCTTTTTAGTATTTCTGTCCTTGTAGCTCCTAAATatgctcattattaaagccataaagttgtctgcctgctacctgAGAATATACATTGAGTATgtgtttgagaaaatgtttaggcttaaatctgggcttattctgcaTGGACTGACGGTGCCGTTGAGTGCGTTTCTGCATGATGGGCTTGTTTAATAAGCAAGAAGCAGCACCACACCACCAACATCTTTAGCTTGTTTATCCACAACATCTTCTGTTTTAGAAGATGTTGTGGCTGATGATCTGTCCCTTACTTGACTTCAGTGCTCATCGCTTCCGTGATTTACAAAAACTGCGGCACGTGGATTTAACAATAAGGACACACCAAATTTATACTGTagagattactaacttttgggcgtcACAATACGCACCTCATTAATATCTTAGGCAAACTAACCAATTTGCTTATCGAATTGTGGGTGGAAATAATGTCCATATAGTGTTGAAAAGTCAGCgtccattatctaaagcccCACGATAACATACAGGATattgttgtcaaaataaaattaaacggTCTTGATTTTCCAGAGGAAAAATCAATCATTTAGATTAAATCGACCAAACAGAAAGATAGCTGATAGATTAATCCAAGAAAAATAGTCGTTAGTGGCAGCCCTACTACAGATCATCTTGTCCGTACAGTCGATAAGGTAACAGGCTGGACAACGCTTAGGATGGCTGTTGCCAGGATACAGAGTGACGTAAACATGACATTTGAGCAAGGAATGCTTGAAAAAGAAGGCGTCAGAAGAGAAACGGtagtttaaaaacaaaaacattccaGATAAATAAGAACAACGACGGCAACCAGCGTAGCAAACACTACATTCATGATGTTCCTTGAGGGAACCAACACCTACGTGTTCCATAGGATTTTCTCAGGTCCAGCTATTCCTGCTTACATGCTCTCAGGACGTGCAGCGGTCGTGAGCTATCGGCCCAGAACTTGCCTCTCTCCTGCTGTGCAAGGTTGCCAAGAGACACCGCGATGCTGACGCACTAGGcaaaccaaggtttgtacatCAAGCTCACCTGACGCAATAGTAAAGAATTTTCATTTAATTACAGCCAACTGCCTCATTATGACATCTGCAATGACAGCAGATACATCCAAGAATGCGCTACGGTAAGGTCATGTGACCCACACAGCAACAGCCATCTGACTCCAGCAGCTGCACTGGCAGAGGGGAAAGGGGCAGGTATGACTATGTGGACGGGCAATGGATCCTGAAGAACTGGATGTATGGAAATGAAACCCTCTGTCCACACATATACACGCCCCAATTCTTTGGTCATGTGATCATAAAGCATGTGATAGGACAGGaaaagcaggcctgccagtttACAGACCATCCCACCTTACACAggcaccgacacacacacacacacacacgttatcTTACAGTGCGAGACCAGGCAAGCTCAGTCCTGGACAGATAAGCTTTCCAGAATCCTGTATGAATGATTACCGATCTCTTAGAAGGGAAAATGAATCATCTCAAAAGCACCGGAGAAGCCAGTAGGAGCAGCAAACCATGTTCATGCATCCCTTTGAAATGTAAATATGCCATTTTCCAAAGAGCTCCAGGGACCACAACAAAACAGACGTGGGAGTGCGGCGCTTAGGTGAATAGCGGAGATTCCCTACACGTTCTGCTTTGCTAACTGCCCCCCGCTCTGCAAGAAGACATCCTTCAAATGGAGGTGCAGAGAGTGGACAGCACCTTCACAGCAAGGGATGTGATCACAGGTTCGGATGCAAGCACCGAGAAGCTAAACCGAATTAAACATGAGTGCAGTCAGGTAATGTTACAGAGCTTCAGCCCTGCTGCTCTCACACAGCACACTGAATGCACAATGTTCAGCTTAACCTTCAACACCGTACAGTTTTGATATTCTGAATGACGACCCACGCTTCTTCTCTGACAGCCAGAGTGAGTCAGCCAGCAGGATTCCCTCAACCAACCTGGACGATATGGTCCGCTACCAAAACATGAAATCTGAACCCCGATGAGGAGAGGAAGTGTCCCCAGCAAGACAATCACATTTGGAGCTGAAAACATGTGCCATTTCTCCACGTCAGTGGACAGTGAAATAAGGGTGACATACAACTGACCGCTTCTTTCCATCAGtgcttctgaaaagcagaagagAAAGTGCAGGAAAGACAATATACGGGCGGAACAAATATACATTAGCGGCTCATATGTGATACAAGATGCCCAGCAACATCACATTCATGGGGAGGATCCTGGGAAGGGCAACAAGGAGGAGGACCTGGTCTGGTGAGTTTAAAGCCAAGTCGATGGGTGGAGTTTACAGGGTCAGGTATTTACGCATTAGCTAAAGCGATGGGATGGGTACAAGTTCCTATAACAGAGAGAGAAAACAAGGGTGAAGAAAAGAAGAACAGCAGACTGTGAACAAACAGGATGGGTGCAATTCAGCCACCACGCCTCCGAACACGGCAAAAGAGAGCGCACATGTGCGAGAATCCAACTTGGAAGGCTCAGAATGTGCCGTATACAAGCAGCTAACCTAGTTAAGTCCAGGGTGACCTGGAACGCTTTCATCACCACAGTCTCAGCCGAGGGACAAATATGCTGGCTCGATAATAGCTTCCCATCTCCCACATGATACGATTTACACTGGAGGAGTTTAGTGCCGTAATTTATAACCTCGACTCCAGCACGATGTGAGCCACTAAGACAATTCCGCAGATTGACTGTGGTAGCACACCAAAACTGAGATACAGCTCTCGTTCACATTTCCGAGTCTTCTGGGAGAGGCTGTAACCCCCATTGGTATCAGGCCaagattcctctgtttaaaaACCACAGGCTTCCCCCTGTTCGCAATGCCGGGAAAGGGACCCCAGTAGGGACCTGAAGGTCAGGTTACAGGGTGCAGACACCCTGTGGCATCAGGCAGATGTGTGCTTAGATATTAAGTGCAAGTGTTCAGATGCTGGGGCTTCTATTGTCCAGCCTACTCATCCAAGGAGACCAGAGGGACTGTAAAGCATCCTGAATCCTGGTCATCCACCCCTCTTTTAGGTGTCAGAGTAGACATGAACACCACACATCCTCGCCTCGGTGGTCCCATGGTTCAGTCACTTAATGACACTTTCATAAAAGTTCCCCAAATCCTCAAACACGAAACACTTGCTCCCCACTGCTGCAAGGTTGCACAGTCCACAGAGACTACTGGCTACAGTCCACCAGCAGAGTCAAGGCAAGCACTCAGACTATTATTTCAGCTGAACATGAAAAGGAGAAACAAAAGCCATGCTAAGGTTCGTTTCTCCTAATTCCACTTCTCTCTTCCTGACTGGGCACACAGGATCAACTAATTACAACTCAGGAACAAGTATCAAGAAAACTGAATACCCCGACCCCATCATCGCAAATCAGTCGGATAAACAGAAATGGCAGTCTTGCTGTATTTGTTGGTACGGGAGAGCGCAGAGATTCAGGAGCGCAGCGGTCTTGGAGAGGACCGCTGAGGCGCAGCTGCGGCTGAACGCGGAGATGGTCCACCTGTCGACGGGGGACACACTGGGCCCTCAGTGCGCTTTGCCACAAGCACGATCCCGGGCCACACAGACCCGCTTTGACCAAACCGCACCGCGATTACGCTCTGAATTTCAATACTCATCGCCAATTCATCTTTTTACGAAGACATAAAAAGAGGGACACGAAAAAAATCGCATGAATCACGCGCGCTGACAAAACACACCTCGTGTGTCCTTGTGGAGGGACAATGAGACAATGAGGCCGTTATAAAAACTAACGAGTGTGCTGTGCAAAAGGATGCCACACGATGACAATCTAGAACAACAGACATCTAATATACCGATATGACGTGTCACATTCCCACGTTAAAACAATCACTTTGCAGTTATCTCGCCCTGTCAGTCGGTGTGTATCCTGGTTACGGTATTTCAAAAAGCAAAGTTTAAGAGCACAGTTATGTCAGCTGAATCGGTGGAGCGGAATGTTTGCAGCTATCGTGGTTAATTATGCGTTAAGGTCTGCAGCACATCGTAATCGTACATTACTTCAGCATGACTGGATTTCATTAATCGTCTGTTGGGCATGTTTAACAGGCTGTCTGTGCAGCCAATTCGAGATCTTAATACTTATTACCTGATAATTACTTTTCGAATGAAAGCTTATTATATAGCAAATTGATGCTTCACCTACTCGTCGGAATACAACTGTGTATTAGTTGCAATAAACAAAGTGTTGGAATTAATAGAAAGTTAGCGATGAAGTCAGCTCGGACAGAGAAGCCGAAGAcggtggtcgggggggggggctagtttGACGGCTTACCGCTCCGCTTAGCATCCAGTCTTCGGGTTACTTATGGGCAGCGATTCACCGGTTTATTCCGGGGGATGGGTGGGTTCGTCGCACACCTCTCAGCCGGCCTTCTTTCTTAAGCTAGAGAGGTGAGCTGCAGGCGGggtgagctgcaggcagggcgAGGCCGCCGGCAGATACAAGCCCCCGGTGTCCGAGCTTCAGTACGGCTTCAGCTCACCTGGTCCCCGCCTGTACAAGCGATTACTTAATAGCGGGGGTCTGGAAAAACGCGTCTGAGCGAACGACACCGCGGGACGGCCTCCGGTGGGCTCAGGGCGGCCGCCGGATCTCACATAGTCGTCGGGCCTCAGAGGGTGGGCAAAGTCGCCAGTCGAGCGTTGTGTTCTTCGGATACTTGAACGGGGTTTCGGTCAGTCAGAGGCGCGTCCCTACCCGACTGACAGAAGCAGCTTCCTGCGCGAAAATGGCGCTGCCTCAAGCCCCAGAATCCCCCTCTTCCTTGATCATGACGTCACCCTACAAGCCTTAAAGCGACAGCTCTCTTAACGTGACATAAACCGCGGTTGGGCGGAGACCGCGGGTAGCGGACGTTggaaaacatgccgaggctggAAGTGTTAGGAAATCACGCTTTCTCATGAGATTATTTTTGCCACCCACCGGTCGCAAATATTAGAGCCATTTCTTTTTAGAAATAAACGCATGTGAATACTATTTTCCCCAAAGGCAAATTACATTACACGCAAAAACATTTAATTGTAACAGGTtgaatattaaaatgtttttgtcgTAGGGCATCGATGAAATATTTGAGGGAACCATAACAATATCTATTACCCTAATACATAAAGTGTGAAAGAATAAGTTGCAAGAGGATTAATGAACTATAATGGGTGAGAGTGAAGTCATATTTTGTGATAAACTGCTTGTTTTACGTAATTTCTTTGCTTTTCCTGTTAACACATCGTACCAGGCTGATACACAATTCAATGAGAAATGGTTGCTGTTAAGATTATGCAAGAGACGGTTCCATAATTGCACTCGTCAAGAAAGAGAAATTTCAATGCTTATTTTGTTTGCCATTGAAAAGACATCATTGTAGATGACAAGACAACCAAAGATGGGAGTAACGACCCTCCAAAAAGCACAGTGGGTGGGATTATTATGTACTGTTAATCTGTCTGGTTTAATCCAGTGGAACCCAACCAAGAGCATAGAAGGGTCAAATCAGCAGTGGTTTAGTGCACAGGTTAATCCAATCTTTTGTGAAATTCCATGCGGCACTCCTCCCTTGTTAGTTTCTGAATTAATGCACACGTTTGAACATTCAGTTCAACAAAGATTTTACTAAAGCTTCCTTCAtaattaataatcacaagggcaAATTTCACCAGGACAAAAACCGTATTCTGGAACATTCCAGATCTTCAAAATGCCATGTGAATGCAACCCTTGAGTCTGCAATTATATAATAATCGTTCAACAATGAGAATGCaacaaaaaatatttgcatGTATGTTTGTTGTGAAGAACCCCCAGACATACTGCGAGGTCCTGAAAGGACAGAAACAGGTCACCAACAAGGACTGTAATGGGCACCCCATCACTAGTTCTGTCATGAGAGTCATGTGACTTCTGGCTGTAGGCAAACACAGAAACAGCCTGCATGTCTCGTCGTATAACAGGCATCAGGTATGTATACTGTACAAACGGCTTTTTATTTAGGAGTCAGGCCCGATGCGCTCCACTCCATCTTCCTGCCATCTTCTTCCAAGCCTTGACCAGAAATACCCTCCCCATGAGGAAAGTGATGGTGAAATTTCGTCTGTACCACTCCCTGCAGGTACAGGAAAGGAGGTACGCAGTCAGCCGATTACAGGTTACAAACCACTCACAGATGTGGGAAGAAAATTATGCATATTCTTTGAAAAGCTTGGCAGCCAAGACAAAGTTCAGAGCAGTGCCCAGACGTTTGCCACTAGTTGGAAGCCAATTCACTGTGGTATCCAGTTACAAACAGGCCGGGCTGCAGCTGAATTACTGAGGATGGAACTGAACTGACGGATGTATGGGATGGGCGCTCTACAGAAATACAATCCTTCTGTTCATTCCAGCTTCTAAGATTTAAACTCCGCTTTTAACCAGTTTTACTTCTTCACTTTTAACTCCCCCCAACTGCCTCCACTTACCTTCTTATTTGCCCAGAGATATTTTGCCTCTTTACCATTATCATGATACAAAAACGTACAAAATATGTAGATTTTTTGGTGTCTACATGTACATTTGCTCTTGAATCCAAACTTACTTGTTGTAGTTGGCGTGCTTCACGCGGTTCTCGTCTAGGAAATGCTTGTAAAACACTGCCATTTCTTCACTGTTCAGCGTCCTCTTCCTGCCTAAGGAAAGCAGATCCCGtgatgtttaaataaatgactGGATTATAATCACGAAAAGGAGACAAAGCTACAAAAAGCAAACCTGTTCGCCTCACCATTCTCATCTCTGGTACCCAAGCCCTTTGCATCCAGACATGACTGGATAAAGTCTTCTTTTTCCTGATCAGAGTAAGCATAGATATTCAGGTACATAAAATGAATGACAATGAACCGAAGCCCAACGCATCAGTAGGCATGAGAACAGTCTGTGTGATTTCTACAGTGCAATGCTGCCCCCCAATGGTTCATAACTGAATAACACAAAACACAGTCTAAAACAAATACCTTTGCTTTATCTAGATTTCCTCCACCTCTCTTAGGCCTTGTCCACAAGCACacaagtattttaaaaattgTGTTTTTCCTCCTCTGTTATTAAAAAAACCCCTTGCACAcaaacactttttaaaaaaatctccaTCCACAAGAAAACACTAAAACGCACTGTTAAGAACAAACTCGCCTAATGCAAGCAGCAAACGGCGCACACTCTGACGTCAAACAAAGCAGATAACGGTGCACGCTCTGACATTACAAGACAAAAACTCTGTTTTCCCTCTCTACACAAAACAGAGTTTCGGAAAATCTTCACCTTGGATGCAGTTTTGCAAAAGCTCTGTTTTCCGTGACCTAAAACACCATTTGTGTGTGGATGAAAAGCCAAAGCGCATAGAAAAAGCAACGTTTTACAAAAATACCCGCGTACATGTGGACAAGGCCTTAGACTTAGGCAAAATACCGTTTGGTTTCCTGGAAGTACATATGTATCTAATGAAATATATTAACTGCGAAACAGTTCCCTTCTgaagtatttgtactaaatCTTGGATGTTTATCCTCTGAGTGTCTCCACACTGCTCAtcgcccccatctggcctgcACACTGAAATGGCTCCTGTTAATCTTATATTCTGAACATACCAGTCTGGTACAGTAAACACAAAGTTAAGTTGCTTTACATAGGTGTTTGCATGCTGTAGATTTCAGGAGGTACAGTAGCAGTCTATTCTTTACAGTACACAAATGAAAATAATACTTAAGTCTCTAAGTCTGTAAAACGCATGTCAAttaatgtttttaagcaaatgTAATCACAAACGTTGTGGTTAtcgagacacacacaaacaatgtaatccagTTGCTGAAAGCGCGCGACGGCCCCTTTGTTGCTCACCTTGCTGAAGGAGAAGTTCTGGTTAGCCCAGAAGTGATGGTTCCAATCTTCAGTCTCTTGCCTCAGATGTCTCAACCTTCTCTCCAGCGGAGTCTCATTCTCAGAGATGTGGTAAATGATTGGCCGGAGATTTGACAGCCTGTCAGGGGGACCAATCCAGTCATGCATGGATCCAGCTGCCGGAATGAAACTGGATCTCTGAAGACACAGGAATCACAGGCACTCTAAGGACATGAGACCACCTGCACTGCATCCAGGCAGAAAATTAtcatgtctatatatatatatatgatctaTAATCCAACCTGTGCAAGTCAGACAAAACTGAGACCTCTTGAGATATAATACAAGATGTATCATCCTTGTTGCAGTTCCAAGTCCCCGCAACGCCAGTACTACATTTAATATCTATAAATTAAGGGTTACACTGCAAGTCATTAATAAGTGGCCAAATGGTTAACCAAAACTATTAGGGAGCATTCCCAATGGTAGACTACTGCACTATAACTAGACTTCAAATGGCAGGGTTGCCcaattccggtcctggaggcCCAGAATCCGACGCAGTTTGCTGATTTCCCTGTTGAACACACATCTTACTCCGTTAATTActaggtttagtaggtgtgtctgGGCAGTGAAATCTGCAGAACCGCAATTAGGGAACCATGTCAATACGGTCTGACAAAGCTCAGAAGCAGTAAGGTATGTGTAACAGTTGTATTTGTACAGTTTTATTAAACTATTCATAATAGGCACAAGACACGGGCATAGATGAAACCAATTGTGGTCGTTTAAGTTATCTGCACAACAGCTCAACTACAGCCGGTCTTCAGACGAGGTAATGGCACGTTGTGGACGCGAAACATTGACGAAATGTCATACAGCTGTACACAGCATAACTTTTTCAGTATTATTTCCAGATATCTTCACAACTGAGAGAACTGAATTCCGGGCAATTAATTCACACTAAGTTTGTAGGTTTTTGTATGCGATCGTGCGATACAAACCTCGCTTGGTCGATTATTCTGCTCCTGGTTCGCAGGTTGGCTGTCACAGTATCCGCGACTGATTGACA from Brienomyrus brachyistius isolate T26 chromosome 14, BBRACH_0.4, whole genome shotgun sequence encodes the following:
- the LOC125707887 gene encoding cytochrome c oxidase assembly factor 8, which translates into the protein MMVGKTGLVLWRSNGHSRWLLSLMNVSISRGYCDSQPANQEQNNRPSERSSFIPAAGSMHDWIGPPDRLSNLRPIIYHISENETPLERRLRHLRQETEDWNHHFWANQNFSFSKEKEDFIQSCLDAKGLGTRDENGRKRTLNSEEMAVFYKHFLDENRVKHANYNKEWYRRNFTITFLMGRVFLVKAWKKMAGRWSGAHRA